A DNA window from Loxodonta africana isolate mLoxAfr1 chromosome 7, mLoxAfr1.hap2, whole genome shotgun sequence contains the following coding sequences:
- the MADD gene encoding MAP kinase-activating death domain protein isoform X26, with product MVQKKKLCPRLLDYLVIVGARHPSSDSVAQTPELLRRYPLEDHAEFPLPPDVVFFCQPEGCLSVRQRRMSLRDDTSFVFTLTDKDTGVTRYGICVNFYRSFQKRMPKEKGEVGGGSRGKEGTRAMCVSEEAGTESSESGSSLQPPSADSTPDVNQSPRGKRRAKGGSRSRNSTLTSLCVLSHYPFFSTFRECLYTLKRLVDCCSERLLGKKLGIPRGIQRDTMWRIFTGSLLVEEKSSALLHDLREIEAWIYRLLRSPVPVSGQKRVDIEVLPQELQPALTFALPDPSRFNLVDFPLHLPLELLGVDACLQVLTCILLEHKVVLQSRDYNALSMSVMAFVAMIYPLEYMFPVIPLLPTCMASAEQLLLAPTPYIIGVPASFFLYKLDFKMPDDVWLVDLDSSRVIAPTNAEVLPILPEPESLELKKHLKQALASMSLNTQPILNLEKFHEGQEIPLLLGRPSNDLQSTPSTEFNPLIYGNDVDSVDVATRVAMVRFFNSPNVLQGFQMHTRTLRLFPRPVVAFQAGSFLASRPRQTPFAGKLSRTQAVEYFGEWILNPTNYAFQRIHNNMFDPALIGDKPKWYAHQLQPINYRVYDGNSQLAEALSVPPERDSDSDPTDDSGSDSMDYDDSSSSYSSLGDFVSEMMKCDINGDTPNVDPLTHAALGDASEVEIAELQNQKEAEEPGPDSETSQENVPQRSSSSTTASSSPSTLTRGAHSEPADSSEMDVKAALGVSKSLPTVPPSVGRSHVDRRQTEIGEGSVCRRTYDNPYFEPQYGFPPEEDDDEQGESYTPRFSQHVSGNRAQKLLRPNSLKLASDSDAESDSRASSPNSTVSNNSTEGFGGIMSFASSLYRNHSTSFSLSNLTLPTKGAREKTTPFPSLKGNRRALVDQKSSVIKHSPTVKREPPSPQGRSSNSSENQQFLKEVVHSVLDGQGVGWLNMKKVRRLLESEQLRVFVLSKLNRTVQSEEDARQDVIPDVEISRKVYKGMLDLLKCTVLSLEQSYAHAGLGGMASIFGLLEIAQTHYYSKEPDKRKRSPTESVNTPVGKDPGLAGRGDPKAMTQLRVPQLGPRALSAPGKGPKELDTRSLKEENFVASIGPEAVKPVFDLGETEEKKSQISADSGVSLTSGSQRTDPDSVIGVSPAVMIRSSSQDSEVSTVVSNSSGETLGADSDLSSNAGDGPGGEGSVHLASSRATLSDSEIETNSATSAIFGKAHSLKPSTKEKLVGSPIRSSEDVSQRVYLYEGLLGRDKGSMWDQLEDAAMETFSISKERSTLWDQMQFWEDAFLDAVMLEREGMGMDQGPQEMIDRYLSLGEHDRKRLEDDEDRLLATLLHNLISYMLLMKVNKNDIRKKVRRLMGKSHIGLVYSQQINEVLDQLASLNGRDLSIRSSGSRHMKKQTFVVHAGTDTNGDIFFMET from the exons ATGGTGCAAAAAAAGAAGCTCTGTCCTCGGTTACTTGACTATCTAGTGATCGTTGGGGCCAG GCATCCGAGCAGTGACAGCGTGGCCCAGACTCCTGAACTGCTACGGCGCTACCCTTTAGAGGATCATGCCGAGTTTCCGCTGCCCCCTGATGTGGTGTTCTTCTGCCAGCCAGAGGGCTGTCTGAGTGTGCGGCAGCGGCGCATGAGCCTGAGGGATGATACATCTTTTGTCTTCACCCTCACTGACAAGGACACTGGAGTCACACGTTATGGCATCTGTGTTAACTTCTACCGCTCCTTCCAAAAGCGAATGCCTAAGGAAAAGGGGGAAGTTGGGGGAGGGTCCCGTGGGAAGGAAGGAACCCGTGCCATGTGTGTCTCCGAAGAGGCTGGCACTGAGAGCTCCGAGAGTGGCTCATCCCTGCAGCCTCCCAGTGCCGACTCCACCCCTGATGTGAACCAGTCTCCTCGGGGCAAGCGCCGGGCCAAGGGGGGAAGCCGTTCCCGCAACAGCACCCTGACGTCCCTGTGTGTGCTCAGCCACTATCCCTTCTTTTCCACCTTCCGAGAGTGTCTGTATACCCTCAAACGTCTGGTGGACTGCTGTAGCGAGCGACTTCTGGGGAAGAAGCTGGGCATTCCTCGAGGCATACAAAG GGACACCATGTGGCGCATCTTCACTGGATCATTGCTGGTGGAGGAGAAGTCAAGTGCCCTTCTGCATGACCTTCGAGAGATCGAGGCCTGGATCTATCGATTGCTGCGCTCTCCAGTACCTGTCTCTGGGCAGAAGCGAGTAGACATTGAGGTCCTACCCCAGGAGCTCCAGCCAGCTCTGACCTTTGCTCTGCCAGACCCCTCTCGATTCAACCTAGTGGATTTCCCATTGCACCTTCCCTTGGAACTTCTGGGTGTGGACGCCTGTCTTCAGGTGCTAACCTGCATCCTGTTAGAGCACAAG GTGGTGCTACAGTCCCGAGACTACAACGCACTTTCTATGTCTGTGATGGCATTCGTGGCAATGATCTACCCCTTGGAGTATATGTTTCCTGTTATCCCACTGCTTCCCACCTGCATGGCATCGGCAGAGCAG CTGCTCTTGGCTCCAACCCCATACATCATTGGGGTCCCTGCCAGCTTCTTCCTCTACAAACTGGACTTCAAAATGCCTGATGATGTATGGCTAGTGGATCTGGACAGCAGTAGG GTGATTGCCCCCACCAATGCGGAAGTGCTACCCATCTTGCCAGAACCAGAATCATTAGAGCTGAAAAAACATTTAAAGCAG GCCTTAGCCAGCATGAGCCTCAACACCCAGCCCATCCTCAATCTGGAGAAATTTCATGAGGGCCAGGAGATCCCACTTCTCTTGGGAAGGCCCTCTAACGACCTGCAGTCCACGCCTTCCACTGAATTCAATCCACTCATCTATGGCAATGATGTGGATTCTGTGGATGTTGCAACTAG AGTGGCCATGGTACGTTTCTTCAACTCCCCTAACGTGCTACAGGGTTTTCAGATGCACACACGTACCCTGCGCCTCTTCCCTCGGCCTGTGGTAGCTTTTCAGGCTGGCTCCTTTCTAGCCTCACGTCCCCGGCAAACTCCATTTGCTGGGAAATTGTCCAGGACACAGGCTGTGGAGTACTTTGGAGAATGGATCCTTAACCCCACCAACTATGCCTTTCAGCGAATTCACAATA ATATGTTTGATCCAGCCCTAATTGGTGACAAGCCAAAATGGTATGCTCATCAGCTGCAGCCCATCAATTATCGAGTCTATGATGGCAATTCCCAGCTGGCCGAGGCCCTGAGTGTGCCACCGGAACGGGACTCTGACTCTGACCCCACTGATGACAG TGGCAGTGATAGTATGGACTATGATGACTCAAGCTCTTCTTACTCATCACTCGGCGACTTCGTTAGTGAGATGATGAAGTGTGACATCAATGGGGATACTCCTA ATGTAGACCCTCTGACGCACGCGGCACTGGGGGATGCCAGTGAGGTGGAGATCGCTGAGCTGCAGAACCAGAAGGAAGCTGAAGAACCTGGCCCAGACAGCGAGACCTCCCAGGAAAACGTGCCCCAGCGCTCTAGCTCCAGCACCACCGCCAGCAGTAGCCCCAGCACTCTCACCCGTGGAGCCCACTCT GAACCTGCTGACTCTTCGGAGATGGATGTTAAGGCAGCTCTAGGCGTCTCCAAGTCCCTCCCTACCGTGCCTCCCAGCGTTGGCAGATCGCACGTGGACAGGCGTCAGACAGAAATTGGAGAGGGGTCAGTGTGCCGACGAACCTATGATAATCCGTACTTCGAGCCCCAATATGGCTTTCCCCCTGAGGAAGATGATGATGAGCAGGGGGAAAGTTACACTCCCCGATTCAGCCAACATGTCAGTGGCAATCG GGCTCAAAAGCTGCTGCGGCCCAACAGCTTGAAACTGGCGAGTGACTCAGATGCAGAGTCAGACTCTCGAGCGAGCTCTCCCAATTCTACTGTCTCCAACAACAGCACCGAGGGCTTCGGGGGCATCATGTCTTTTGCCA GCAGCCTATATCGGAACCATAGCACAAGCTTCAGTCTTTCCAACCTCACACTGCCCACCAAAGGTGCCCGAGAGAAGACCACGCCCTTCCCTAGTCTGAAAG GAAACAGGAGGGCCTTAGTGGATCAGAAGTCATCTGTCATTAAACACAGCCCAACAGTGAAAAGAGAGCCTCCATCACCCCAGGGTCGATCCAGCAATTCTAG TGAGAACCAGCAGTTCTTGAAGGAGGTTGTGCACAGCGTGCTGGATGGCCAGGGAGTTGGCTGGCTCAACATGAAAAAGGTGCGACGGCTGCTGGAGAGCGAGCAGCTGCGAGTCTTTGTCCTGAGCAAGCTGAACCGCACCGTGCAGTCAGAGGAAGATGCCCGGCAGGATGTCATCCCAGATGTG GAGATCAGTCGAAAGGTGTACAAGGGAATGTTAGACCTGCTGAAGTGCACGGTGCTAAGTCTGGAGCAGTCCTATGCCCATGCAGGTCTGGGCGGCATGGCCAGCATCTTTGGGCTTCTGGAGATCGCCCAGACCCACTACTATAGTAAAG AACCAGACAAACGGAAGAGAAGTCCAACAGAAAGTGTAAATACACCAGTTGGCAAAGACCCTGGCCTGGCTGGGCGGGGAGACCCAAAGGCTATGACACAGCTGAgagttccccagctgggacctCGGGCACTAAGTGCTCCAGGAAAGGGTCCTAAGGAACTGGACACGAGAAGTTTAAAGGAAGAGAATTTTGTAGCGTCTATTG GGCCTGAAGCAGTCAAACCCGTCTTTGACCTTGGTGAGACAGAGGAGAAAAAGTCCCAGATCAGCGCAGACAGTGGTGTGAGCCTGACATCTGGTTCCCAG AGGACTGATCCAGACTCTGTCATTGGTGTGAGTCCAGCTGTTATGATCCGAAGCTCAAGCCAGGATTCTGAAGTTAGCACCGTG GTGAGTAATAGTTCTGGAGAGACCCTTGGAGCAGACAGTGACCTGAGCAGCAACGCAGGTGATGGACCAGGTGGTGAGGGCAGTGTCCACTTGGCAAGCTCTCGGGCCACTTTGTCTGATAGTGAAATTGAGACCAACTCTGCCACAAGCGCCATCTTC GGTAAAGCCCACAGCTTGAAGCCAAGCAcaaaggagaagctggtgggcaGCCCCATTCGCTCTTCTGAAGATGTAAGCCAGCGGGTCTATCTCTACGAGGGGCTCCTAG GAAGGGACAAAGGATCCATGTGGGACCAGTTAGAGGATGCTGCTATGGAGACCTTTTCTATAA GCAAAGAGCGTTCTACTTTATGGGACCAAATGCAGTTTTGGGAAGATGCGTTCTTAGATGCTGTGATGTTGGAGAGAGAAGGGATGGGTATGGACCAGGGTCCCCAGGAAATGATTGACAG GTACCTGTCCCTGGGAGAACATGACCGGAAGCGCCTGGAGGATGATGAAGATCGCTTGCTGGCCACGCTTTTGCACAACCTTATCTCTTACATGCTGCTGATGAAG GTAAATAAGAATGACATCCGGAAGAAGGTGAGGCGCCTTATGGGGAAGTCCCACATCGGGCTTGTATACAGCCAGCAAATCAATGAGGTGCTTGATCAGCTGGCAAGCCTG AATGGACGCGATCTCTCTATCCGGTCCAGTGGCAGCAggcacatgaagaagcagacatTTGTGGTACACGCAGGGACAGACACAAACGGAGATATCTTTTTCATGGAG acataa
- the MADD gene encoding MAP kinase-activating death domain protein isoform X25 has protein sequence MVQKKKLCPRLLDYLVIVGARHPSSDSVAQTPELLRRYPLEDHAEFPLPPDVVFFCQPEGCLSVRQRRMSLRDDTSFVFTLTDKDTGVTRYGICVNFYRSFQKRMPKEKGEVGGGSRGKEGTRAMCVSEEAGTESSESGSSLQPPSADSTPDVNQSPRGKRRAKGGSRSRNSTLTSLCVLSHYPFFSTFRECLYTLKRLVDCCSERLLGKKLGIPRGIQRDTMWRIFTGSLLVEEKSSALLHDLREIEAWIYRLLRSPVPVSGQKRVDIEVLPQELQPALTFALPDPSRFNLVDFPLHLPLELLGVDACLQVLTCILLEHKVVLQSRDYNALSMSVMAFVAMIYPLEYMFPVIPLLPTCMASAEQLLLAPTPYIIGVPASFFLYKLDFKMPDDVWLVDLDSSRVIAPTNAEVLPILPEPESLELKKHLKQALASMSLNTQPILNLEKFHEGQEIPLLLGRPSNDLQSTPSTEFNPLIYGNDVDSVDVATRVAMVRFFNSPNVLQGFQMHTRTLRLFPRPVVAFQAGSFLASRPRQTPFAGKLSRTQAVEYFGEWILNPTNYAFQRIHNNMFDPALIGDKPKWYAHQLQPINYRVYDGNSQLAEALSVPPERDSDSDPTDDSGSDSMDYDDSSSSYSSLGDFVSEMMKCDINGDTPNVDPLTHAALGDASEVEIAELQNQKEAEEPGPDSETSQENVPQRSSSSTTASSSPSTLTRGAHSEPADSSEMDVKAALGVSKSLPTVPPSVGRSHVDRRQTEIGEGSVCRRTYDNPYFEPQYGFPPEEDDDEQGESYTPRFSQHVSGNRAQKLLRPNSLKLASDSDAESDSRASSPNSTVSNNSTEGFGGIMSFASSLYRNHSTSFSLSNLTLPTKGAREKTTPFPSLKGNRRALVDQKSSVIKHSPTVKREPPSPQGRSSNSSENQQFLKEVVHSVLDGQGVGWLNMKKVRRLLESEQLRVFVLSKLNRTVQSEEDARQDVIPDVEISRKVYKGMLDLLKCTVLSLEQSYAHAGLGGMASIFGLLEIAQTHYYSKEPDKRKRSPTESVNTPVGKDPGLAGRGDPKAMTQLRVPQLGPRALSAPGKGPKELDTRSLKEENFVASIGPEAVKPVFDLGETEEKKSQISADSGVSLTSGSQRTDPDSVIGVSPAVMIRSSSQDSEVSTVVSNSSGETLGADSDLSSNAGDGPGGEGSVHLASSRATLSDSEIETNSATSAIFGKAHSLKPSTKEKLVGSPIRSSEDVSQRVYLYEGLLGRDKGSMWDQLEDAAMETFSISKERSTLWDQMQFWEDAFLDAVMLEREGMGMDQGPQEMIDRYLSLGEHDRKRLEDDEDRLLATLLHNLISYMLLMKVNKNDIRKKVRRLMGKSHIGLVYSQQINEVLDQLASLNGRDLSIRSSGSRHMKKQTFVVHAGTDTNGDIFFMEDRDWAKGPRARERPACGHG, from the exons ATGGTGCAAAAAAAGAAGCTCTGTCCTCGGTTACTTGACTATCTAGTGATCGTTGGGGCCAG GCATCCGAGCAGTGACAGCGTGGCCCAGACTCCTGAACTGCTACGGCGCTACCCTTTAGAGGATCATGCCGAGTTTCCGCTGCCCCCTGATGTGGTGTTCTTCTGCCAGCCAGAGGGCTGTCTGAGTGTGCGGCAGCGGCGCATGAGCCTGAGGGATGATACATCTTTTGTCTTCACCCTCACTGACAAGGACACTGGAGTCACACGTTATGGCATCTGTGTTAACTTCTACCGCTCCTTCCAAAAGCGAATGCCTAAGGAAAAGGGGGAAGTTGGGGGAGGGTCCCGTGGGAAGGAAGGAACCCGTGCCATGTGTGTCTCCGAAGAGGCTGGCACTGAGAGCTCCGAGAGTGGCTCATCCCTGCAGCCTCCCAGTGCCGACTCCACCCCTGATGTGAACCAGTCTCCTCGGGGCAAGCGCCGGGCCAAGGGGGGAAGCCGTTCCCGCAACAGCACCCTGACGTCCCTGTGTGTGCTCAGCCACTATCCCTTCTTTTCCACCTTCCGAGAGTGTCTGTATACCCTCAAACGTCTGGTGGACTGCTGTAGCGAGCGACTTCTGGGGAAGAAGCTGGGCATTCCTCGAGGCATACAAAG GGACACCATGTGGCGCATCTTCACTGGATCATTGCTGGTGGAGGAGAAGTCAAGTGCCCTTCTGCATGACCTTCGAGAGATCGAGGCCTGGATCTATCGATTGCTGCGCTCTCCAGTACCTGTCTCTGGGCAGAAGCGAGTAGACATTGAGGTCCTACCCCAGGAGCTCCAGCCAGCTCTGACCTTTGCTCTGCCAGACCCCTCTCGATTCAACCTAGTGGATTTCCCATTGCACCTTCCCTTGGAACTTCTGGGTGTGGACGCCTGTCTTCAGGTGCTAACCTGCATCCTGTTAGAGCACAAG GTGGTGCTACAGTCCCGAGACTACAACGCACTTTCTATGTCTGTGATGGCATTCGTGGCAATGATCTACCCCTTGGAGTATATGTTTCCTGTTATCCCACTGCTTCCCACCTGCATGGCATCGGCAGAGCAG CTGCTCTTGGCTCCAACCCCATACATCATTGGGGTCCCTGCCAGCTTCTTCCTCTACAAACTGGACTTCAAAATGCCTGATGATGTATGGCTAGTGGATCTGGACAGCAGTAGG GTGATTGCCCCCACCAATGCGGAAGTGCTACCCATCTTGCCAGAACCAGAATCATTAGAGCTGAAAAAACATTTAAAGCAG GCCTTAGCCAGCATGAGCCTCAACACCCAGCCCATCCTCAATCTGGAGAAATTTCATGAGGGCCAGGAGATCCCACTTCTCTTGGGAAGGCCCTCTAACGACCTGCAGTCCACGCCTTCCACTGAATTCAATCCACTCATCTATGGCAATGATGTGGATTCTGTGGATGTTGCAACTAG AGTGGCCATGGTACGTTTCTTCAACTCCCCTAACGTGCTACAGGGTTTTCAGATGCACACACGTACCCTGCGCCTCTTCCCTCGGCCTGTGGTAGCTTTTCAGGCTGGCTCCTTTCTAGCCTCACGTCCCCGGCAAACTCCATTTGCTGGGAAATTGTCCAGGACACAGGCTGTGGAGTACTTTGGAGAATGGATCCTTAACCCCACCAACTATGCCTTTCAGCGAATTCACAATA ATATGTTTGATCCAGCCCTAATTGGTGACAAGCCAAAATGGTATGCTCATCAGCTGCAGCCCATCAATTATCGAGTCTATGATGGCAATTCCCAGCTGGCCGAGGCCCTGAGTGTGCCACCGGAACGGGACTCTGACTCTGACCCCACTGATGACAG TGGCAGTGATAGTATGGACTATGATGACTCAAGCTCTTCTTACTCATCACTCGGCGACTTCGTTAGTGAGATGATGAAGTGTGACATCAATGGGGATACTCCTA ATGTAGACCCTCTGACGCACGCGGCACTGGGGGATGCCAGTGAGGTGGAGATCGCTGAGCTGCAGAACCAGAAGGAAGCTGAAGAACCTGGCCCAGACAGCGAGACCTCCCAGGAAAACGTGCCCCAGCGCTCTAGCTCCAGCACCACCGCCAGCAGTAGCCCCAGCACTCTCACCCGTGGAGCCCACTCT GAACCTGCTGACTCTTCGGAGATGGATGTTAAGGCAGCTCTAGGCGTCTCCAAGTCCCTCCCTACCGTGCCTCCCAGCGTTGGCAGATCGCACGTGGACAGGCGTCAGACAGAAATTGGAGAGGGGTCAGTGTGCCGACGAACCTATGATAATCCGTACTTCGAGCCCCAATATGGCTTTCCCCCTGAGGAAGATGATGATGAGCAGGGGGAAAGTTACACTCCCCGATTCAGCCAACATGTCAGTGGCAATCG GGCTCAAAAGCTGCTGCGGCCCAACAGCTTGAAACTGGCGAGTGACTCAGATGCAGAGTCAGACTCTCGAGCGAGCTCTCCCAATTCTACTGTCTCCAACAACAGCACCGAGGGCTTCGGGGGCATCATGTCTTTTGCCA GCAGCCTATATCGGAACCATAGCACAAGCTTCAGTCTTTCCAACCTCACACTGCCCACCAAAGGTGCCCGAGAGAAGACCACGCCCTTCCCTAGTCTGAAAG GAAACAGGAGGGCCTTAGTGGATCAGAAGTCATCTGTCATTAAACACAGCCCAACAGTGAAAAGAGAGCCTCCATCACCCCAGGGTCGATCCAGCAATTCTAG TGAGAACCAGCAGTTCTTGAAGGAGGTTGTGCACAGCGTGCTGGATGGCCAGGGAGTTGGCTGGCTCAACATGAAAAAGGTGCGACGGCTGCTGGAGAGCGAGCAGCTGCGAGTCTTTGTCCTGAGCAAGCTGAACCGCACCGTGCAGTCAGAGGAAGATGCCCGGCAGGATGTCATCCCAGATGTG GAGATCAGTCGAAAGGTGTACAAGGGAATGTTAGACCTGCTGAAGTGCACGGTGCTAAGTCTGGAGCAGTCCTATGCCCATGCAGGTCTGGGCGGCATGGCCAGCATCTTTGGGCTTCTGGAGATCGCCCAGACCCACTACTATAGTAAAG AACCAGACAAACGGAAGAGAAGTCCAACAGAAAGTGTAAATACACCAGTTGGCAAAGACCCTGGCCTGGCTGGGCGGGGAGACCCAAAGGCTATGACACAGCTGAgagttccccagctgggacctCGGGCACTAAGTGCTCCAGGAAAGGGTCCTAAGGAACTGGACACGAGAAGTTTAAAGGAAGAGAATTTTGTAGCGTCTATTG GGCCTGAAGCAGTCAAACCCGTCTTTGACCTTGGTGAGACAGAGGAGAAAAAGTCCCAGATCAGCGCAGACAGTGGTGTGAGCCTGACATCTGGTTCCCAG AGGACTGATCCAGACTCTGTCATTGGTGTGAGTCCAGCTGTTATGATCCGAAGCTCAAGCCAGGATTCTGAAGTTAGCACCGTG GTGAGTAATAGTTCTGGAGAGACCCTTGGAGCAGACAGTGACCTGAGCAGCAACGCAGGTGATGGACCAGGTGGTGAGGGCAGTGTCCACTTGGCAAGCTCTCGGGCCACTTTGTCTGATAGTGAAATTGAGACCAACTCTGCCACAAGCGCCATCTTC GGTAAAGCCCACAGCTTGAAGCCAAGCAcaaaggagaagctggtgggcaGCCCCATTCGCTCTTCTGAAGATGTAAGCCAGCGGGTCTATCTCTACGAGGGGCTCCTAG GAAGGGACAAAGGATCCATGTGGGACCAGTTAGAGGATGCTGCTATGGAGACCTTTTCTATAA GCAAAGAGCGTTCTACTTTATGGGACCAAATGCAGTTTTGGGAAGATGCGTTCTTAGATGCTGTGATGTTGGAGAGAGAAGGGATGGGTATGGACCAGGGTCCCCAGGAAATGATTGACAG GTACCTGTCCCTGGGAGAACATGACCGGAAGCGCCTGGAGGATGATGAAGATCGCTTGCTGGCCACGCTTTTGCACAACCTTATCTCTTACATGCTGCTGATGAAG GTAAATAAGAATGACATCCGGAAGAAGGTGAGGCGCCTTATGGGGAAGTCCCACATCGGGCTTGTATACAGCCAGCAAATCAATGAGGTGCTTGATCAGCTGGCAAGCCTG AATGGACGCGATCTCTCTATCCGGTCCAGTGGCAGCAggcacatgaagaagcagacatTTGTGGTACACGCAGGGACAGACACAAACGGAGATATCTTTTTCATGGAG gacagagACTGGGCCAAGggaccaagggccagagagaggcctgcctgcggaCACGGCTGA